The following proteins are co-located in the Legionella busanensis genome:
- a CDS encoding glycoside hydrolase family 18 protein, producing the protein MKKWINVFLPILFLLSGSAHAAAILEIIPTSSYPIAISGNSVTSLSYIVKNNTTKTLKLMDIDPNYGNINNGLFLSLSNNQCKQLKPQASCKFTLSIQSISQAVFASLTPRVCAFNKSVCSIPILNNRVTLIVNPNLPKPTFSLPYVGTFYPIYNAGPGQWIEPNLAMPFNRINTIFIAFAHVYPFANGAVLTYEAGQNEQAQRINRLSQTARAANPAIKLLISLGWGKNDWTFINQDYINQANIFIPSVVQFIRTHQLDGLDIDDEEIGGTTGVIPQLNFDSVITNLRNALNFASLQDGKPYYLTITPAGNNPQRGGLNYTQVNAKNAFNFDLINIQTYFNGSETFGQDFLNSLIKIGYPTTKIANGIDTENCHPDIPPYFNLAGLFNWNMSADSVCNFKYTIEIANLLGYYG; encoded by the coding sequence ATGAAAAAATGGATTAACGTATTTCTACCAATATTATTTTTACTTTCTGGTAGCGCACATGCAGCTGCCATTTTAGAAATTATTCCAACGAGCAGTTACCCCATTGCTATTTCAGGAAACAGTGTAACTTCCCTAAGCTACATCGTTAAGAACAACACAACGAAAACCCTAAAATTAATGGATATCGATCCAAATTATGGCAACATAAATAATGGTTTATTTTTATCGTTAAGTAACAATCAATGTAAACAACTTAAGCCTCAGGCAAGTTGTAAGTTTACTCTAAGTATACAAAGTATAAGCCAAGCCGTATTTGCAAGCTTAACGCCTCGTGTTTGTGCTTTTAACAAATCTGTATGCTCGATACCGATATTAAATAATCGTGTCACGCTTATTGTGAATCCAAATCTACCAAAACCTACTTTTTCTTTGCCTTACGTCGGTACATTCTACCCTATTTATAATGCCGGCCCCGGCCAATGGATTGAACCTAATCTAGCTATGCCTTTTAACCGTATCAATACTATTTTTATTGCCTTTGCCCATGTTTACCCTTTTGCTAATGGCGCAGTATTAACCTATGAAGCTGGTCAAAATGAGCAAGCTCAACGAATCAACCGTTTATCGCAAACTGCTCGCGCAGCCAATCCGGCAATAAAATTATTAATTTCTTTAGGATGGGGCAAAAATGATTGGACTTTTATCAATCAAGATTATATTAATCAAGCCAATATTTTTATTCCAAGTGTCGTTCAGTTCATTCGTACTCATCAGTTAGACGGATTAGATATCGATGATGAGGAGATTGGTGGTACTACCGGTGTTATTCCTCAGTTAAACTTTGATAGCGTCATCACTAATTTAAGAAATGCATTAAATTTTGCATCGTTACAAGATGGCAAGCCCTATTATTTAACTATTACACCTGCAGGTAATAATCCTCAGCGAGGCGGACTTAATTATACGCAAGTTAATGCAAAAAATGCCTTCAATTTTGATCTTATTAATATTCAGACTTATTTCAATGGTAGTGAAACCTTTGGGCAAGACTTTTTAAATAGCCTAATTAAAATTGGCTACCCTACTACAAAAATCGCTAATGGAATTGATACTGAAAATTGCCATCCTGATATACCACCCTACTTCAATTTAGCGGGTTTATTTAACTGGAATATGTCTGCTGATAGTGTTTGTAACTTCAAATACACTATTGAAATTGCTAATTTGTTAGGTTATTACGGTTAA
- a CDS encoding nucleoside 2-deoxyribosyltransferase — MPRIYLAGPMVFTPNAQEFFAKMKKICQDHGLEGVSPFDGQISINSKQTGKALTLEIVKADFELMDQLDGAIFCLDSFRRSTEMDPGTAVEIGYMKAQNKPMYGWTTDKRDYPQKVNDFFNQTYHLQIESNGLSNQLPSSGLQRDPDGILVHSEGMYQNGMTQGAIELAGGEVFCSPKWEDAFRLAAEAIAQQFKLNLNNSTSQPPYRLLIEKGFHQKKSEETQDTKYYGKKNSCNII; from the coding sequence ATGCCTAGAATTTACTTAGCGGGCCCTATGGTATTTACGCCTAATGCACAGGAATTTTTCGCAAAAATGAAAAAGATCTGTCAAGACCATGGGCTTGAAGGTGTTTCTCCATTTGATGGCCAAATTAGCATAAACAGCAAGCAGACGGGGAAAGCATTAACATTAGAGATTGTTAAGGCAGACTTTGAATTAATGGATCAATTAGACGGTGCAATCTTTTGTCTTGACTCGTTTAGACGATCAACCGAAATGGATCCCGGTACTGCTGTTGAGATTGGCTACATGAAAGCGCAAAATAAACCAATGTATGGCTGGACAACTGATAAAAGAGACTACCCGCAAAAAGTAAACGATTTCTTTAACCAAACATATCATCTGCAAATTGAAAGCAATGGATTATCTAATCAATTACCTTCATCTGGTTTACAACGCGATCCAGATGGCATTTTAGTGCATTCAGAAGGTATGTATCAAAATGGTATGACTCAAGGCGCAATTGAATTAGCAGGCGGCGAGGTGTTTTGTTCTCCCAAGTGGGAGGACGCCTTTCGTTTGGCAGCCGAAGCAATAGCTCAACAATTTAAGCTAAATTTAAACAATAGCACTTCGCAACCACCCTATCGGCTATTAATTGAGAAAGGGTTCCATCAGAAAAAAAGTGAAGAAACTCAAGATACTAAATATTATGGTAAAAAAAATTCATGTAATATCATCTAA
- a CDS encoding MFS transporter — protein sequence MENTLTQQIQIRQYLPLYTVILLGFLGYALTITLFIPMLMDTNFLLLPADASTSMRLSLSGLLLAMYPLGQFFGSPIIGNLSDHYGRKKVLILSLIACSFGFLGMALSIQFHLLNFLFVSSFLTGLFESNMAISQSVIADRVQDSALKNKLIGYGYSACSLGYIIGPLLAGSTFSYNTPFFIVALSVPLLIIWIYQSFDEHSSVPNKIEKIKFTKSLLSIKSVFQNSKLRRIYLINFLIFFSVQGLYRVVPLYIEDTWTISLHTFSLLISFVSFMCFIANLLILEKLASRYPTKVLLSGLLFFSGLSILLIVLPKDFNWIWLTYGIVAIPTVMALPTCTTWLSEHVLAKEQGQALGNNQALLVFGEASSAALGGMVAAIMVPLPIIMTACILLVTGVLVRSSKAD from the coding sequence ATGGAAAATACGTTAACTCAACAAATACAAATCAGACAATACTTACCTTTATATACGGTAATATTATTAGGTTTTTTAGGGTATGCATTAACAATCACTCTATTTATTCCAATGCTTATGGATACTAACTTTTTGCTGCTCCCAGCTGATGCATCAACTTCAATGAGGTTATCCTTATCAGGGCTGTTATTGGCTATGTATCCATTAGGACAATTTTTTGGTTCACCCATTATAGGAAATTTGTCTGATCATTACGGTAGAAAAAAAGTATTAATTCTTAGTCTTATCGCGTGTAGTTTTGGATTTCTGGGGATGGCTTTGAGTATTCAATTTCATCTATTAAATTTTTTGTTTGTAAGTTCTTTTTTAACAGGCTTATTTGAGTCAAATATGGCTATTTCGCAATCTGTAATAGCCGATAGGGTCCAAGATTCAGCGTTAAAAAATAAATTAATTGGGTATGGCTATTCGGCATGTAGTTTAGGATATATTATTGGTCCTTTATTAGCTGGCAGCACATTTAGCTATAACACACCCTTTTTTATAGTTGCTTTATCTGTGCCGTTATTGATCATATGGATTTATCAAAGTTTCGATGAACATAGTAGTGTACCTAATAAAATTGAGAAAATTAAATTTACCAAGTCACTACTCTCAATTAAGTCAGTATTTCAGAACTCTAAGTTGAGAAGAATCTATTTGATTAATTTTTTAATTTTCTTTTCAGTGCAGGGATTATATCGAGTTGTTCCTCTTTATATTGAAGACACGTGGACTATTTCCTTACATACTTTTTCGTTACTTATATCTTTTGTATCATTTATGTGCTTTATTGCCAATTTGCTAATCCTAGAGAAATTAGCAAGTCGTTATCCAACCAAAGTACTATTAAGCGGTTTACTTTTTTTTAGTGGCCTATCTATTTTGTTAATTGTTTTACCCAAGGACTTTAATTGGATTTGGTTGACTTATGGAATTGTAGCTATACCTACTGTGATGGCACTACCCACATGTACCACTTGGCTTTCAGAGCATGTTTTGGCAAAAGAACAAGGCCAAGCTTTAGGTAACAATCAAGCATTACTTGTATTCGGTGAAGCTTCCTCTGCTGCTCTTGGAGGAATGGTTGCAGCAATCATGGTTCCCTTACCGATAATAATGACTGCTTGTATTTTGCTAGTTACAGGGGTATTAGTTAGAAGTAGTAAGGCAGATTAA
- a CDS encoding carboxypeptidase regulatory-like domain-containing protein — protein sequence MQSDIKNPTVLISGFARSFLSEKPIADATITVLEDENLKFKTDSKGLFGPFEWPVGQPLTLVFEKPGTFWSGYKTTQTATLIVPPEGINNTNFLKNISFQVPSNIAYKFFSLAMGIKEDPNACQIAATITPPNKTLDDLPQGIEGVTVTLSPAINAKPFYFGILPITQKTNPFSRKLTATSLDGGIAFPNIPPGNYILEAQKDGITFSKVNIKARNGILVNASPPFGPTMLQ from the coding sequence ATGCAAAGTGATATAAAAAATCCTACAGTCTTAATATCTGGCTTTGCACGTTCATTTTTATCAGAAAAACCAATTGCTGACGCAACAATTACTGTCCTTGAAGATGAAAATTTAAAATTTAAAACTGATTCTAAGGGACTATTTGGACCTTTTGAATGGCCTGTTGGGCAACCTCTTACTCTAGTATTTGAAAAGCCAGGAACTTTTTGGTCGGGGTATAAAACTACACAAACGGCAACTTTAATTGTCCCACCTGAAGGTATTAACAATACTAATTTTTTAAAAAACATTTCATTTCAAGTACCCTCCAATATAGCTTATAAGTTTTTTTCTTTAGCTATGGGAATTAAGGAAGATCCCAACGCATGTCAAATTGCGGCAACCATTACGCCTCCTAATAAAACATTAGATGACCTACCACAAGGTATTGAAGGCGTTACAGTTACTCTATCTCCAGCTATAAATGCAAAACCCTTTTATTTTGGTATTTTACCCATTACCCAGAAAACAAACCCCTTTTCTAGGAAATTAACTGCAACATCACTCGATGGTGGCATTGCATTTCCTAATATTCCGCCAGGCAATTACATATTAGAAGCACAAAAAGATGGTATAACGTTTTCCAAAGTAAATATAAAAGCACGTAATGGCATTTTAGTGAACGCAAGTCCTCCTTTCGGCCCTACCATGTTACAGTAA